The following is a genomic window from bacterium.
GGATAGATCGTGGCATAAGCATCAGGTACAAACAGTGCGATGGCGATTGTATCAAATAGCTGGAAAGATTGTATATCATAGTGGACAAACCTTCTTGAAAGTGAGAAAGGCTTTATGCCAGATGTTTAAAGATATTCGTTTGAGAATATGGGAGTTTGCCAATACTTAGGATACAGATTAGGAGAAAAGATTTTTGGCCTATACTATACAGGGAGAGGTATGTCTTAAATAACTGTTATAAGACCTGGTCAGGTCTTATAAGAAAGAAAATGCCTAAATAAAGATTATTTTCTGTCCTCTGAACTGTTTTTGAAGACTGAAATGACAAAATCTGGAGATATGCTTAAATCAATGTCGGATTTTGGGGCTTGACAAAACTCTTGACACAAAAATGATTATGTAGTAGACTAAGGTATGTAAGCCATACAATAGAAGGCAATATGTGCGAAATAAGTTTTAAAAAACAAGACGTTGTTCCTGTTTATAAACAACTAAGAGAATATCTTAAGAAGGAAATCAAGACGGGGCGACTCTCTAAAGGAGCTAAGCTATTATCTGAAATAGACCTGGCAAATAAATGTTCGCTCAGTCGTGACACGGTGAGAAAAGCCCTGAATGAACTCATAAATGAGGGATTACTGGTAACACAACAAGGTAAGGGGACATTTATAAGCAAACCAAAGAAACTAGTATCTCGGGGTAATAATGAAATAGCTGTCTTACTTCCTGCTTTAAGTGTTGGACAATCTTACAGCCAGATTCTGGATGGAATAAATGATTATTTAAGACCAAAGAATTATAATCTTGTTCTGTATTTGAGTACAAGTAGTGAAGCAGAGGAAGCAAAATGCATAAAAGCACTCCTGCATAAAAAAGTAGAAGGTCTAATCTGGGTCATTTGTGCATATACACAGAATAAATCTTGCGACAATATAAGAAAAATGATTCAAAGTGCTGTTCCTTTTGTACTTGTTGATAATTACAATAAAGATATAAAAACAAATAAGGTGATTGTTGATAATTTTCTAAGTATATACCAGGCAGTGAAATATCTTATAAAATTTGGACATCAACAAATTGGCTTTATAATTAGAAGCACTACTTCTTCAAGTGTAAATGATAGATTGAGTGGATACAAACAAGCTCTCAGAGACTCTGGGATTAGATTTAACCCCAAATTTATTGTAGACACCTATAAAAAAAGTGAAACAGAAGTCAGGCAGATACTAAAAGCGTTATTAACTGAAAAAAAACGCCCAACCGCTATTATTAATCTTGCTACCTTTGATTATCTGCAGTTTATTGTACGCATAATTAGTAAATTAGGTTTGAAGATACCTGACAATATATCATTAATCCAGATGGAAAATACCGAAGGACTTCTCTGTGATCCTTCTCTCACTTTTATTGATTATCCCACTTATGAACTTGGATATGAGGCGGCTAAGTTATTACTGAACAAAACCATGAAAAGTAAGAAAAATGAATATGCAGAGATAAGACTAAATGCTGAACTGGTTATTAGAGACTCCGTGTCGGAAGCCTTTTGCGATACTTCTGGCGGTAAAAATTTAATAAGGTTAGTATGAAAAAATGTATTTTAAATTCAGGTATTTTTATTATACCGTTTCTTATAGTAGGGATTTTAGGATTTTCGTGGTGTAAGAGAGAACTTGAGATATATGTTTGTCACTATACAGATGAGAAAATAACGATTGATGGAATTTTTGATGAATCGTGCTGGAGAAAGGCAAATAAAATTAAGTTCTATCATTTAGAGAAAATACATACAGAGCCTCAGCGGCATCTTGCCCCCTTTTCTCCAACAACTGCAAAACTCCTCTGGGATAAAGAATATCTCTATTTTGCAATGGAAGCAGAAGATAAAGATATTTGGGGAACAATAACCGAGCACGATTCTGTTCTATGCAACGAAGATGTTCTGGAGATATTTTTAAAGCCCAGAGAAAATAAATATTCCTATTATGAGTTTGAAATAAGTCCTAAGAATGTAACATGGGACTTATTTTATCCAAGCCGCGGAGTATCGGCTGGTGGTCCTTTTCAAAAAAGATGGTCAAAATATGAGTCAAATCTGAAGAGTGCAACAAAGGTGTATGGAACACTAAACAAGTGGAAGGATAAAGATGAAAAATGGACTCTTGAGGTAGCAATACCTTTTTCATCGTTGAAAGAAGTTATTGCCGGGACGCCACGTAACGGTGAACAGTGGCGTTTCGCATTGTGCAGATATGACTATTCTGTTTACTTGGAAAATCACGAGTATTCGAGTAGTGCACGTCTAAGTCTAGTATGGTTTCACAAATATGAGGACTACAATATCCTAGAGTTTAGAAAATAATTTAAGGATCTATCATGAGCTTTGAAAAAAAACAACTCATGGAAGCACTTGAAAGCGGGAGCAAGTGGCTTATTAATGTTGCACAGGTAGTAGGGACCTCGGATAGTATGTATGGGGCCATGAAGAATGACTATAACATGAAAGAAAAAAACTGGGCGTATTATGAGCCAGTATGGCACACTGGTCAGGCCATTAGAGCTTTGCTTGCTGCCTATAAGAGAACTGGTAAGGAAATTTTCTTAAAACGTGCAATTATGGCTGGAGACTATATCCAAAGATTACAATTTGTGGATAAGAGCGATCCTGAAACGTATGGCCTTATTCGGGCAGATATCAAACCTGATCTTTCCACAGCACATATGTCTACCATGACAGATGCTTTTGAAGGGCTTTTTGAATTAGAAGAGGTCACTGGGGATAGGCGATGGATTGAAATTATTCGATTAGCTGCCGATTGGATAATGGGCCATACTTGGTTGCAAGGAGAGGGTTTAATAATTAATTCCTACGATTTTAAGAACAAAAAAGTATTACATGTAGATTATGAGGAAAAAGAGTCTAGAAATCCTATTAAGTATGCCCGACCCAATAATGAGGGTGCAACCTTTTATTATCTCTATGTTCTAACAAAGGGAACAAAATATTTAGATGTTTTTAAACGATTGTGCGATCGTTTAGTTGAGGATCAGTATAGCATGGGTCTATGGATGGACTATTTACCTAATGTGCTTCGTACCGGGTTCGTCCATGCCCGTTTTAATCTTTGGTATGCTTTGTCATTGCTGCGTGGTTATGACGCATTTAAGGATGAGCGTTATCTGGCCTGTGCAAGACGCACTGCTGAATGGTATTTAGATAATCTTTGGCTAGATGGTGCCTTTCCTTATCGGATGCGGGTGGATGGGAAACATCGTTTTTCCCAAATATGTGGTTCTGGTTCAGCTATGGCAGGGATATTTTGGATTGATCTTTTTAACTATATTCCTGACCCACGATATATTGAAAAATCTGAGTTAGTTTTGGAATTTCTTTTAACCACACAATATAGTGAGTCTTTTTTTGATAACAATCTTCGAGGAGCTTTTTTTGAAAGTTCTGACCTAATTCCAAATAGTGGCAGTTCACTTTATGTAGTTAGGGATCTAGCGACTACCTTTGCAATAATTTTTATTGATAAGTATCTACGTTTTAAAGGAGAAAAGGAAAAACAAAACAAGGTATAGATGCGTATAAAAACTAATTATTTCAAAATCTAAAAAGATAGTTTGAAAAGTCAAGGAAGGAATTAGTGTGAAAAAAAAGCTGAAAAGGAGGTGGTAGAGAGCTAGAATTGCCGCAGCGTTTCTACATATTAAAGTAAAAACGCAAAAAAAGTTGAAAAAAATCAACTTTTAATAACTAAACTATAACAATTATAACAAACAAGGAATAAGGAGGGTATTATGTATCACAGAAAAAGATATATGGGCTGGGTTGGTGCTCTGATTTTTTGTTCTATCATATTGGGGACGGTATTTTGCAAAGCGGAGAATCAAAATTTAGTGGAAAATCCAGGTTTTGAGGATGGACTCCATGGCTGGAAAACGAAGCTCAGTGGAGATATAGCAGATCGTAAAGACGAGTTTATTTTCGAGACAACAAAAGAGGAAGCAATAGATGGTAAATACTGCGCAAGAATAGTGTGGCCAAAAGAAATCCCCTGTGAGAATAGCACATTGCATCTTAATCAGACCATAGATGAAGAATTTAAAAAAGGAGAAAGGTATCGGTTCAGTTTCCATGCAAAGCACACGCTTCCAAGATATCCGAAGACCAGCTATAAGATTTGTCGTTTAGGCTTTAAGAAATTGCAGGGAGGAATCAAGAATATAGACTTCAGAGAGAATATAACGTCATCTAACTGGCGGGAGTATA
Proteins encoded in this region:
- a CDS encoding GntR family transcriptional regulator; amino-acid sequence: MCEISFKKQDVVPVYKQLREYLKKEIKTGRLSKGAKLLSEIDLANKCSLSRDTVRKALNELINEGLLVTQQGKGTFISKPKKLVSRGNNEIAVLLPALSVGQSYSQILDGINDYLRPKNYNLVLYLSTSSEAEEAKCIKALLHKKVEGLIWVICAYTQNKSCDNIRKMIQSAVPFVLVDNYNKDIKTNKVIVDNFLSIYQAVKYLIKFGHQQIGFIIRSTTSSSVNDRLSGYKQALRDSGIRFNPKFIVDTYKKSETEVRQILKALLTEKKRPTAIINLATFDYLQFIVRIISKLGLKIPDNISLIQMENTEGLLCDPSLTFIDYPTYELGYEAAKLLLNKTMKSKKNEYAEIRLNAELVIRDSVSEAFCDTSGGKNLIRLV
- a CDS encoding carbohydrate-binding family 9-like protein produces the protein MKKCILNSGIFIIPFLIVGILGFSWCKRELEIYVCHYTDEKITIDGIFDESCWRKANKIKFYHLEKIHTEPQRHLAPFSPTTAKLLWDKEYLYFAMEAEDKDIWGTITEHDSVLCNEDVLEIFLKPRENKYSYYEFEISPKNVTWDLFYPSRGVSAGGPFQKRWSKYESNLKSATKVYGTLNKWKDKDEKWTLEVAIPFSSLKEVIAGTPRNGEQWRFALCRYDYSVYLENHEYSSSARLSLVWFHKYEDYNILEFRK